The following coding sequences lie in one Halogeometricum rufum genomic window:
- a CDS encoding phosphoribosyltransferase — protein sequence MFTDRTEAGGRLAERLREAAVTPDLVLAIPRGGLPVGRAVADALDAPLDVVVASKVGAPGNPELAIGAVAGDGSLWLNESLVDRLGVDEGYVEAEREREAGVAREKVSEYRGGDPLPDVSGKHVVVVDDGVATGATALACLKQVREGGAARVVFGTPVAAASTIPRLREEADDVVVVEVPEQFSAVGYHYRDFGQVTDEEALTYLAAEG from the coding sequence ATGTTCACAGACCGCACGGAGGCGGGCGGACGACTCGCCGAACGACTGCGCGAAGCGGCGGTGACGCCGGACCTCGTGCTGGCCATCCCGCGCGGCGGTCTCCCCGTCGGCCGCGCCGTCGCGGACGCCCTCGACGCGCCGTTGGACGTGGTGGTGGCGTCGAAGGTGGGCGCGCCGGGCAACCCCGAACTCGCCATCGGCGCCGTCGCGGGCGACGGCAGTCTGTGGCTGAACGAGTCGCTGGTCGACCGACTCGGCGTCGACGAGGGGTACGTCGAGGCGGAACGCGAGCGAGAGGCCGGCGTCGCCCGCGAGAAGGTGAGCGAGTACCGCGGCGGCGACCCCCTCCCGGACGTGTCCGGCAAGCACGTCGTCGTCGTGGACGACGGCGTGGCGACGGGCGCGACGGCGTTGGCGTGCCTGAAGCAGGTCCGCGAGGGCGGCGCCGCACGCGTCGTCTTCGGGACGCCCGTCGCCGCCGCGTCCACGATTCCGCGCCTGCGCGAGGAGGCCGACGACGTGGTGGTCGTGGAGGTACCCGAGCAGTTCTCGGCCGTCGGCTACCACTATCGGGACTTCGGTCAGGTGACCGACGAGGAGGCGTTGACGTATCTGGCCGCGGAGGGGTGA
- the htpX gene encoding zinc metalloprotease HtpX codes for MDWKPDWGLRGRMVLTMFLLFALYIVFVGALAATRNWFILPFVGVFLLAQFFFSDRLALYSMGAKEVSEEEYPELHGTISRLSQQADLPKPKVAVVDSRIPNAFATGRSQKKAAVAVTTGLLRMLDRDELEGVLAHELAHVKNRDVMVMTIASFLSTVAFMIVRWGFWFGGGSRDRQGGGIIVAIAVSLVVWIVSFVLIRALSRYREYAADRGAAVITGRPSALASALMKISGNMENVPKDDLREQSEMNAFFIIPIKSDFIGRVFSTHPSTENRIERLRDLEREMETA; via the coding sequence ATGGATTGGAAACCGGACTGGGGACTTCGCGGGCGGATGGTGCTCACGATGTTCCTGCTCTTCGCCCTGTACATCGTCTTCGTCGGGGCGCTCGCGGCGACGCGGAACTGGTTCATCCTGCCGTTCGTCGGGGTGTTCCTGCTCGCCCAGTTCTTCTTCAGCGACAGACTCGCGCTGTACAGCATGGGCGCGAAGGAGGTGTCCGAAGAGGAGTACCCCGAACTGCACGGGACCATCTCGCGACTCTCCCAGCAGGCCGACCTGCCGAAACCGAAGGTTGCCGTCGTGGACTCGCGCATCCCGAACGCCTTCGCGACCGGCCGGTCCCAGAAGAAGGCGGCCGTCGCCGTGACGACGGGCCTGCTCCGGATGCTCGACAGAGACGAGTTGGAGGGCGTCCTCGCGCACGAACTCGCGCACGTGAAGAACCGCGACGTGATGGTGATGACCATCGCCTCGTTCCTCTCGACGGTCGCGTTCATGATCGTCCGCTGGGGCTTCTGGTTCGGCGGCGGCAGTCGCGACCGGCAGGGCGGCGGCATCATCGTCGCTATCGCCGTCTCGCTGGTCGTCTGGATCGTCTCGTTCGTCCTCATCCGCGCGCTCTCGCGCTACCGCGAGTACGCCGCGGACCGCGGCGCGGCCGTCATCACGGGCCGGCCCTCGGCGCTCGCCTCGGCGCTGATGAAGATATCCGGCAACATGGAGAACGTGCCGAAGGACGACCTGCGCGAGCAGTCGGAGATGAACGCGTTCTTCATCATCCCCATCAAGAGCGACTTCATCGGCCGCGTCTTCAGCACGCACCCCTCGACGGAGAACCGCATCGAACGACTCCGCGACCTGGAACGCGAGATGGAGACGGCGTAA
- the pspAB gene encoding PspA-associated protein PspAB, with the protein MGLFDSLRSILGTSAEADATRDADPEDLFGMSTAYITMEADLGFESVGAAALCFSSVDSTDFAETVEEVETILKAGEEETGTDFRLREDSHGWEWVVLEDDDPEDLVTSVHFAADEFIERGYGSRLLAAVFGFERDDDRAYWIYSFRRGAYYPFAPERGREQNDRVLLKLESVLDGELELEPDKEYWYPMWSDRSGGHPWE; encoded by the coding sequence ATGGGACTGTTCGACTCGCTCCGCTCCATCCTCGGCACGAGCGCCGAGGCGGACGCCACGCGCGACGCGGACCCCGAGGACCTGTTCGGCATGAGCACGGCGTACATCACGATGGAGGCCGACCTCGGATTCGAGTCCGTCGGCGCCGCCGCGCTCTGCTTCTCCTCGGTGGACAGCACCGACTTCGCCGAGACGGTCGAAGAGGTGGAGACCATCCTCAAGGCCGGCGAGGAGGAGACGGGCACCGACTTCCGCCTCCGCGAGGACTCTCACGGGTGGGAGTGGGTCGTCCTCGAGGACGACGACCCCGAGGACCTCGTGACGAGCGTCCACTTCGCCGCCGACGAGTTCATCGAACGCGGCTACGGCTCTCGACTGCTCGCCGCCGTCTTCGGCTTCGAACGCGACGACGACCGGGCCTACTGGATCTACTCGTTCCGCCGCGGGGCCTACTACCCGTTCGCCCCCGAACGCGGCCGCGAGCAGAACGACCGCGTCCTGCTGAAACTGGAGTCGGTGCTGGACGGCGAACTCGAACTCGAACCGGACAAGGAGTACTGGTACCCGATGTGGTCCGACCGGTCCGGCGGCCACCCCTGGGAGTAG
- the radA gene encoding DNA repair and recombination protein RadA, with the protein MPEDDLESLPGVGPATADKLVDAGFESYQAIAVASPSELSNTADVGESTSSDIINAAREAADIGGFETGSMVLERRQQIGKLSWQIPEVDELLGGGLETQSITEVYGEFGSGKSQVTHQMAVNVQLPPEHGGLGGSCIFVDSEDTFRPERIEDMLFGLDDEKLQATMDDREIEGSPDDEAAMEELLSDVLDKIHVAKAFNSNHQILLAEKAKELARDHEDDEYPVRLLCVDSLTAHFRAEYVGRGQLAERQQKLNKHLHDLMRIGDLYNTAVLVTNQVASNPDSYFGDPTQPIGGNILGHTSTFRIYLRKSKGDKRIVRLVDAPNLADGEAVMRVQDGGLKPE; encoded by the coding sequence ATGCCAGAAGACGACCTCGAAAGTCTCCCGGGCGTGGGCCCCGCTACCGCAGACAAACTCGTCGACGCCGGTTTCGAGAGCTACCAGGCTATCGCCGTCGCGAGTCCCAGCGAACTCTCCAACACCGCGGACGTGGGTGAGTCCACCTCCTCGGACATCATCAACGCCGCGCGTGAGGCGGCCGACATCGGCGGCTTCGAGACCGGTTCGATGGTCCTCGAACGACGCCAGCAGATCGGTAAACTCAGCTGGCAGATTCCCGAAGTCGACGAACTCCTCGGCGGTGGACTGGAGACGCAGTCCATCACCGAGGTGTACGGCGAGTTCGGTTCCGGGAAGTCGCAGGTGACCCACCAGATGGCGGTCAACGTCCAACTGCCGCCCGAACACGGTGGCCTCGGCGGGTCCTGCATCTTCGTGGACTCCGAGGACACGTTCCGTCCCGAACGAATCGAGGACATGCTCTTCGGCCTCGACGACGAGAAGCTTCAGGCCACGATGGACGACCGGGAGATAGAGGGTTCCCCGGACGACGAGGCGGCGATGGAGGAACTCCTCAGCGACGTCCTCGACAAGATTCACGTCGCGAAGGCGTTCAACTCCAACCACCAGATTCTGCTCGCCGAGAAGGCCAAGGAACTCGCCCGCGACCACGAGGACGACGAGTACCCCGTCCGTCTGCTCTGCGTGGACTCGCTGACCGCGCACTTCCGCGCGGAGTACGTGGGCCGCGGCCAACTCGCCGAACGGCAGCAGAAACTCAACAAGCACCTGCACGACCTGATGCGCATCGGCGACCTGTACAACACGGCCGTCCTCGTGACGAACCAGGTGGCTTCGAACCCCGACTCGTACTTCGGTGACCCGACACAGCCCATCGGTGGCAACATCCTCGGCCACACCTCGACGTTCCGCATCTACCTCCGCAAGTCGAAGGGCGACAAGCGTATCGTCCGCCTCGTGGACGCGCCGAACCTCGCCGACGGCGAGGCGGTCATGCGCGTGCAGGACGGCGGTCTGAAGCCCGAGTAG
- a CDS encoding DUF7475 family protein: protein MSSRIDTASLTTVHYVGIALAALSGVVHLVLGVAALPSAFGVSFLVATVGFAVGVAMVVLNVRRRLAYLVGIPFVLGQVAIYAVTVVQGLNQLSPVAVVDKVAQLALVGVLVVLLRRD, encoded by the coding sequence ATGTCGTCGCGCATCGACACCGCCTCGCTCACGACGGTGCACTACGTCGGTATCGCCCTCGCCGCCCTCTCGGGCGTCGTCCACCTCGTCCTCGGCGTCGCCGCCCTCCCGTCGGCGTTCGGCGTCTCCTTTCTCGTCGCCACAGTCGGGTTCGCCGTCGGCGTCGCCATGGTGGTCCTGAACGTCCGCCGCCGACTCGCGTACCTGGTCGGTATCCCGTTCGTCCTCGGACAGGTCGCCATCTACGCCGTCACGGTGGTTCAGGGACTGAACCAGCTCTCTCCGGTCGCCGTCGTCGACAAAGTCGCCCAACTCGCCCTCGTCGGCGTCCTCGTCGTCCTCCTCCGGCGCGACTAG
- a CDS encoding CDP-alcohol phosphatidyltransferase family protein, with amino-acid sequence MSDEAEVTPGVDADAGADAPSGTSAESGTGAGARRTTRQLFSLGVGLAACTAVVAVVGERRVPGAGLPWAVVAASGVAAVVGFAGLRTDRNRPAEGRRAFESLGVANAVTLCRGALVAFLAGLLVVPTPFGWLPALLYGSVAALDALDGAIARLRGRTTLLGASLDMNVDAAGLLVAALVGVVAGSLPPWYLLVGVARYLFLLGERVRRRRGLPVFELPHSTPRRVLAGVQMATTAVALAPVVPRWAAWTLATATMLPFLGNFLRDWFVVSGRRERPFP; translated from the coding sequence GTGAGCGACGAGGCCGAAGTGACGCCCGGCGTCGACGCGGACGCCGGTGCCGACGCGCCGTCCGGTACCAGCGCGGAGTCCGGTACCGGCGCGGGCGCCCGACGAACGACCCGACAACTGTTCTCCCTCGGCGTCGGACTCGCCGCGTGTACCGCCGTCGTCGCCGTCGTCGGCGAGCGTCGAGTGCCGGGCGCGGGACTCCCGTGGGCCGTCGTCGCGGCGTCGGGGGTGGCCGCCGTCGTCGGATTCGCCGGACTGCGCACCGACCGGAACCGCCCGGCCGAGGGACGTCGAGCGTTCGAGTCGCTCGGCGTCGCCAACGCGGTGACGCTCTGCCGCGGCGCACTCGTCGCCTTCCTCGCCGGGTTGCTCGTCGTCCCGACGCCGTTCGGCTGGCTCCCCGCCCTCCTCTACGGGTCCGTCGCGGCGCTCGACGCCCTCGACGGCGCCATCGCCCGTCTGCGCGGCCGGACGACGCTCCTCGGGGCGTCGCTGGATATGAACGTCGACGCCGCCGGACTCCTCGTCGCCGCCCTCGTCGGCGTCGTCGCGGGGTCACTCCCGCCGTGGTACCTCCTCGTCGGCGTCGCCCGCTACCTGTTCCTCCTCGGCGAACGGGTGCGACGGCGGCGGGGGCTTCCCGTCTTCGAACTCCCGCACAGTACCCCCCGTCGCGTCCTCGCGGGCGTGCAGATGGCGACGACGGCCGTGGCGCTCGCGCCGGTGGTTCCGCGCTGGGCCGCGTGGACGCTGGCGACGGCGACGATGCTCCCGTTCCTCGGGAACTTCCTCCGCGACTGGTTCGTCGTCTCGGGCCGGCGGGAGCGCCCGTTCCCCTAG
- a CDS encoding zinc-dependent alcohol dehydrogenase codes for MTGARRVRFTGPRSVEVAREPVPSPDDGEVLVETSTSAVSPGTELLVYRDEVPDDTPLDETIDALNEPFAYPLSYGYAAVGVVAAVGDAVDPSWAGRRVFAFHPHASHFCADPASLVPLPDALSDEDAAMLATMETATGLVMDGRPRVGERAAVFGQGVVGLVTTALLSRFPLSELVTVDCHAPRRERSRSLGADASFAPEEVPGAVTDRFAGDGRSDLSFELSGNPDALSDALSTTGDDGRLVVGSWYGEKRVSLDLGGRFHRSKIRIRSSQVSRIDADHAGRWDKDRRLDYALDALADLEPSSLVTHRIPVAEAADAYRLLERNPAAVQVLFTY; via the coding sequence GTGACGGGCGCCAGACGAGTGCGGTTCACCGGTCCGCGCTCCGTCGAGGTGGCGAGGGAGCCGGTTCCGTCGCCGGACGACGGCGAGGTGCTGGTGGAGACGTCGACGTCGGCGGTGAGTCCCGGCACCGAACTCCTCGTCTACCGCGACGAGGTGCCCGACGACACGCCCCTCGACGAGACGATAGACGCGCTGAACGAACCGTTCGCCTATCCTCTCTCGTACGGGTACGCGGCCGTCGGCGTCGTCGCCGCCGTCGGCGACGCCGTGGACCCCTCGTGGGCGGGCCGGCGCGTCTTCGCCTTCCACCCGCACGCGAGTCACTTCTGCGCCGACCCGGCGTCGCTCGTCCCCCTGCCGGACGCCCTGTCCGACGAGGACGCCGCGATGCTGGCGACGATGGAGACGGCGACGGGGTTGGTGATGGACGGCCGGCCGCGCGTCGGCGAACGCGCCGCCGTCTTCGGGCAAGGCGTCGTCGGCCTCGTCACCACCGCGTTGCTGTCGCGGTTCCCCCTCTCGGAACTGGTCACCGTGGACTGCCACGCGCCGCGTCGCGAGCGGTCGCGTTCGCTCGGCGCGGACGCGTCGTTCGCCCCCGAGGAAGTGCCGGGAGCCGTCACCGACCGGTTCGCCGGCGACGGGCGCAGCGACCTCTCCTTCGAACTCTCGGGGAACCCCGACGCCCTCTCGGACGCCCTGTCGACCACCGGCGACGACGGCCGCCTCGTCGTCGGGTCGTGGTACGGCGAGAAACGCGTCTCGCTGGACCTCGGCGGGCGGTTCCACCGGAGCAAGATACGCATCCGGTCGAGTCAGGTCAGCCGAATCGACGCCGACCACGCCGGCCGGTGGGACAAGGACCGCCGTCTGGACTACGCCCTCGATGCCCTCGCGGACCTCGAACCGTCGTCGCTCGTCACTCACCGGATTCCGGTCGCGGAGGCGGCCGACGCCTACCGGTTGCTGGAGCGAAACCCCGCGGCCGTGCAGGTGTTGTTCACCTACTGA
- a CDS encoding 6-pyruvoyl trahydropterin synthase family protein, giving the protein MYAVTVVRPLVAQHALTVPDPGPEGDPHSHRYRVEVELTGEALNEYDYLVDIDAVEAALDGVESRYADAFLNDLPEFEGYNPSVERFARVIHDRLADELAADAVAETTVTVWEDDVANAAYTAPL; this is encoded by the coding sequence ATGTACGCCGTCACCGTCGTCAGACCGCTCGTCGCGCAGCACGCGCTGACCGTCCCGGACCCCGGCCCGGAGGGGGACCCCCACTCGCACCGCTACCGCGTCGAGGTGGAACTGACGGGCGAGGCGCTGAACGAGTACGACTACCTCGTCGACATCGACGCCGTCGAGGCGGCGCTGGACGGCGTGGAGTCGCGGTACGCGGACGCGTTCCTGAACGACCTGCCCGAGTTCGAGGGGTACAACCCGAGCGTCGAACGCTTCGCGCGGGTGATTCACGACCGACTCGCCGACGAACTCGCCGCCGACGCGGTGGCCGAGACGACGGTCACCGTCTGGGAGGACGACGTCGCCAACGCCGCCTACACCGCACCGCTCTGA
- a CDS encoding glycosyltransferase family 4 protein encodes MRVALVVPGSVDATSGGFAYDRALLEELRAAGDEARVVSVPWRRYPLGVVDALSTPPLGDADVVLADELAHPALLRLDADAPVVALVHHLRCDATEGLPAAVARTLERRFLRGCDAAVCTSRATARSVERHAPGLPTHVAPPADTQFDPAVTADEVAERAREDPFRVAFVGNLVPRKGVLTLLDALARLDAGGSAPSWRATFVGAHADETYLRRVRDRIRRHGLGDAVRLSGSLPTDETAAVLRESHVYAMPSTHEGFGIAYLEAMGFGLPVVASASGGASDLVDGEAGVLVDPGDAAAVGDALAGFAADRERLAAAGRAALDRYRAHPSWTETVADLRGFLGDVAAMGAEATADDEERTADDEERTADCDEARPDTDGATSDAAGHRRTRAEGER; translated from the coding sequence ATGCGCGTCGCCCTCGTCGTGCCGGGGTCGGTGGACGCCACCTCCGGCGGGTTCGCCTACGACCGGGCCCTCCTCGAGGAACTCCGCGCGGCGGGCGACGAGGCGCGCGTCGTCTCCGTCCCGTGGCGACGGTATCCGCTCGGCGTGGTCGACGCACTCTCGACGCCGCCCCTCGGCGACGCGGACGTGGTTCTCGCCGACGAACTCGCCCACCCCGCGCTCCTCCGCCTCGACGCCGACGCGCCGGTGGTCGCCCTCGTCCACCACCTCCGCTGCGACGCCACCGAGGGCCTCCCTGCCGCCGTCGCGCGGACGCTCGAACGGCGGTTCCTCCGCGGGTGCGACGCGGCCGTCTGCACGAGTCGGGCCACCGCGCGGTCGGTCGAACGCCACGCTCCCGGCCTGCCGACGCACGTCGCCCCGCCGGCCGACACGCAGTTCGACCCCGCGGTGACGGCCGACGAGGTGGCCGAACGCGCCCGCGAGGACCCGTTCCGCGTCGCCTTCGTCGGCAACCTCGTCCCGCGGAAGGGCGTGCTGACGCTCCTCGACGCCCTCGCCCGCCTCGACGCCGGGGGCTCCGCCCCCTCGTGGCGCGCGACGTTCGTCGGCGCACACGCAGACGAGACGTACCTCCGGCGCGTCCGCGACCGAATCCGGCGACACGGCCTCGGCGACGCAGTCCGTCTGTCCGGGTCGCTCCCAACCGACGAGACGGCGGCCGTCCTCCGCGAGAGCCACGTCTACGCGATGCCCTCGACCCACGAGGGGTTCGGCATCGCCTACCTCGAAGCGATGGGGTTCGGCCTCCCCGTCGTCGCCTCGGCGTCCGGCGGCGCCTCGGACCTCGTGGACGGCGAGGCGGGCGTCCTCGTGGACCCGGGGGATGCGGCGGCCGTCGGCGACGCACTCGCCGGGTTCGCGGCCGACCGAGAGCGTCTCGCGGCGGCGGGGCGGGCGGCACTCGACCGCTACCGCGCGCACCCGTCGTGGACCGAGACGGTGGCCGACCTCCGAGGATTCCTCGGGGACGTCGCCGCGATGGGGGCCGAGGCGACGGCAGACGACGAGGAACGAACGGCAGACGACGAGGAACGAACGGCAGACTGCGACGAGGCGAGGCCGGACACCGACGGGGCGACGTCGGACGCCGCGGGTCACCGGCGGACCCGCGCGGAGGGGGAGCGATGA
- a CDS encoding sulfurtransferase TusA family protein, with amino-acid sequence MSESISPDVTLDQRGAGCPGPLMELVSAIKDADPGTVIELQTSDAGSKDDVPEWLEKAGHELLAMEEHDDYWSIYVQKSS; translated from the coding sequence ATGAGTGAATCGATATCCCCCGACGTGACGCTAGACCAACGCGGTGCCGGCTGCCCCGGTCCCCTGATGGAGCTGGTCAGTGCGATCAAAGACGCCGACCCCGGAACCGTCATCGAACTGCAGACGAGCGACGCGGGTTCGAAAGACGACGTCCCGGAGTGGCTGGAGAAGGCCGGCCACGAACTCCTCGCGATGGAGGAACACGACGACTACTGGAGCATCTACGTCCAGAAGTCGTCGTGA
- a CDS encoding NAD(P)/FAD-dependent oxidoreductase, whose protein sequence is MTERIAIVGGGTGGSVLANRLADGLASELDAGDVEVTLVNESTDHVYKPVWLYVAFGQRDVSDGVRPLADLVDPRIDLVYDRVEGIDTDGKRLTLRDGSDLSYDHLVLATGATITPEEVPGLVEGAHNFYSADGAERLRDALADFTEGHLVLSVVGSPHMCPAAPVEFVMMADEWFRERGVRDQVDITYTYPIQRLHGKVPVHDWAEPRFAERDIDAVTFFNAEEVDPEAGVVHSMEGEELDYDLLVAIPPHRGDELVMDSGLGDGGWVEVDKHTLEAKHADDVYALGDASDVPAPKAGSAAHYQASVVAERIASRVRDRVPTATYDGKTVCFLEAGMDSATFLSFDYETEPVVRDESKFVHWAKLAYNESYWLTARGLL, encoded by the coding sequence ATGACAGAACGAATTGCAATCGTCGGCGGCGGAACCGGCGGCTCGGTCCTCGCGAACCGACTGGCAGACGGTCTCGCGTCGGAACTGGACGCGGGCGACGTCGAAGTGACGCTCGTGAACGAATCGACCGACCACGTCTACAAGCCGGTCTGGCTGTACGTCGCCTTCGGTCAGCGCGACGTGTCCGACGGCGTCAGACCCCTCGCGGACCTCGTCGATCCGCGGATCGACCTCGTGTACGACCGCGTCGAGGGCATCGACACCGACGGGAAGCGCCTGACGCTTCGCGACGGCTCCGACCTGTCGTACGACCACCTCGTCCTCGCGACGGGGGCGACCATCACCCCCGAGGAGGTGCCCGGACTGGTCGAGGGGGCGCACAACTTCTACAGCGCCGACGGCGCGGAGCGACTCCGCGACGCCCTCGCGGACTTCACCGAGGGTCACCTCGTCCTCTCCGTCGTCGGGTCGCCGCACATGTGCCCGGCGGCCCCCGTCGAGTTCGTGATGATGGCGGACGAGTGGTTCCGCGAACGCGGCGTCCGCGACCAGGTGGACATCACCTACACGTACCCCATCCAGCGACTCCACGGGAAGGTGCCCGTCCACGACTGGGCCGAACCGCGCTTCGCGGAACGCGACATCGACGCGGTCACGTTCTTCAACGCGGAGGAGGTCGACCCCGAGGCGGGCGTCGTCCACTCGATGGAGGGCGAGGAACTCGACTACGACCTCCTCGTCGCCATCCCGCCCCACCGCGGCGACGAACTCGTGATGGACTCGGGCCTCGGCGACGGCGGGTGGGTCGAGGTGGACAAGCACACGCTCGAAGCGAAGCACGCCGACGACGTGTACGCCCTCGGCGACGCGAGCGACGTGCCGGCGCCGAAGGCCGGCAGCGCCGCCCACTACCAGGCGTCCGTCGTCGCCGAACGCATCGCCAGTCGCGTCCGCGACCGGGTGCCGACGGCGACGTACGACGGGAAGACCGTCTGCTTCCTGGAGGCGGGCATGGACTCGGCGACGTTCCTCTCGTTCGACTACGAGACCGAACCGGTCGTCAGAGACGAGTCGAAGTTCGTCCACTGGGCGAAACTCGCCTACAACGAGTCCTACTGGCTCACCGCCCGAGGGTTACTCTGA
- a CDS encoding DUF1641 domain-containing protein, translated as MSESNSEVEFEAATTDLERAIEENPEAVARFVERLDVVNELLDVVELGSGALEDDMVAELTGTAATLAEAGDAAATPETVRLAAAVGENGDELSEALETLVELQRSGTLDDVVALADVVSLASGALEDDMVAELASTGSALGEVVDEASDPDTVRGLTVLVRAVGRASDPDDPPEPIGLRGVIRALRDGDVRAGVGYFVSIAKSVGASLRR; from the coding sequence ATGAGCGAATCCAACTCCGAAGTCGAGTTCGAGGCGGCGACGACCGACCTCGAACGCGCCATCGAGGAGAACCCCGAGGCGGTCGCCCGCTTCGTGGAACGACTCGACGTGGTGAACGAACTGCTCGACGTGGTCGAACTGGGAAGCGGCGCGCTCGAAGACGACATGGTGGCCGAACTCACCGGGACGGCGGCCACGCTGGCCGAGGCGGGCGACGCCGCGGCCACGCCCGAGACGGTCCGCCTCGCGGCGGCGGTCGGCGAGAACGGCGACGAACTGTCCGAGGCGCTGGAGACGCTGGTCGAACTTCAGCGCTCGGGGACCCTCGACGACGTCGTCGCACTCGCCGACGTCGTCTCGCTGGCCTCCGGCGCACTCGAAGACGACATGGTGGCCGAACTCGCCTCGACGGGGTCGGCCCTCGGCGAAGTCGTCGACGAGGCGTCCGACCCCGACACCGTCCGGGGACTGACGGTGCTCGTGCGGGCGGTCGGACGGGCGAGCGACCCGGACGACCCGCCGGAACCCATCGGGCTCCGGGGCGTGATTCGGGCCCTGCGAGACGGCGACGTTCGGGCTGGCGTCGGCTACTTCGTCTCGATAGCGAAGTCGGTCGGCGCGTCGCTGCGCCGGTGA
- the sufU gene encoding Fe-S cluster assembly sulfur transfer protein SufU produces MGMGSDMYRQQILDHYKNPRNKGEMEDPTFAHTGENPSCGDTITMQVKLADDGETIEFVAFTGDGCAISQASASMLSERLQGTTLSELEEMDTDDVTEMLGVDISPMRIKCAVLARQVAQDGAAIYEGDADEATTTTEE; encoded by the coding sequence ATGGGTATGGGCTCGGACATGTATCGACAGCAGATTCTGGACCACTACAAGAACCCCCGAAACAAGGGCGAGATGGAGGACCCCACGTTCGCCCACACCGGGGAGAACCCCTCCTGCGGCGACACCATCACGATGCAGGTCAAACTGGCCGACGACGGCGAGACAATCGAGTTCGTCGCCTTCACCGGTGACGGCTGCGCCATCAGTCAGGCCTCCGCGAGCATGCTCTCGGAGCGACTGCAGGGGACGACGCTGTCGGAACTGGAGGAGATGGACACCGACGACGTGACCGAGATGCTCGGCGTCGACATCTCGCCGATGCGCATCAAGTGCGCCGTCCTCGCTCGGCAGGTGGCACAGGACGGCGCCGCCATCTACGAGGGCGACGCCGACGAGGCCACGACGACGACCGAGGAGTAG
- a CDS encoding mechanosensitive ion channel domain-containing protein: MLQTTGIAGVVRETTAEFLGGLQEAVPNVLGGLVFLALAYVLIRVALWVLRGSLDALYPDEQDLVVDLGVTAAGVFLWFGAALAFFKIVGMGDVAASLGTATGFVALGVSYALSNMIADTVAGVYLLRDPDFNPGDRVVADPVTGVVESIGLRKSRFRDESGDVVVVANRDVEKKWRQVSAGADGDGGAESASTSAA, encoded by the coding sequence ATGCTCCAGACGACTGGTATCGCCGGAGTCGTTCGCGAGACGACGGCGGAGTTCCTCGGCGGCCTGCAGGAGGCGGTCCCGAACGTGCTCGGGGGCCTCGTCTTCCTCGCCCTCGCGTACGTCCTCATCAGAGTCGCGCTGTGGGTCCTCCGCGGGTCGCTCGACGCGCTGTACCCCGACGAACAGGACCTCGTCGTCGACCTCGGCGTCACCGCCGCGGGCGTGTTCCTCTGGTTCGGTGCCGCGCTGGCGTTCTTCAAGATAGTCGGCATGGGTGACGTGGCGGCGAGTCTCGGCACCGCGACGGGGTTCGTCGCCCTCGGCGTCTCCTACGCGCTGTCGAACATGATAGCCGACACGGTGGCGGGCGTCTACCTGCTCCGCGACCCGGACTTCAACCCGGGCGACCGGGTGGTCGCCGACCCCGTGACGGGCGTCGTCGAGTCCATCGGCCTGCGGAAGAGCCGCTTCCGCGACGAGTCGGGCGACGTGGTGGTCGTCGCGAACCGCGACGTGGAGAAGAAGTGGCGGCAGGTGAGCGCTGGCGCGGACGGCGACGGCGGCGCGGAGTCGGCGTCGACGTCGGCCGCGTGA